Proteins encoded in a region of the bacterium genome:
- a CDS encoding lactate racemase domain-containing protein: MIKIRQIFNRDRIENPAGELAARLRTSGLLDRVKPGMRIAVATGSRGIHGIAGLVRTVVDELKQAGAQPFIVPAMGSHGGGTAEGQLAVLESFGISEATMNVPVISSIETETIGATPSGAPVFMDRNALGSDGIVVINRIKIHTAFHGRVESGLCKIVAVGLGKREGASTLHRCGLGEEVVESFRVARVKAPILFGVGILENAFDETLDFMVVGAEDFEKADHELLERCRAIVPRVPFREFDILIVDEMGKNISGTGMDTNIIGFWRRFGGERVPDYSTLIVRDLTPESHGNAMGIGFADLTTRRLVDKIDYGPTYTNGITSGTWAIVRIPITLENDFECIRTALEKHEPGQARIIRIKNTLELEELHISGNLLEGIRVRDDLEVIGKPEEMRFDAGGNLV; the protein is encoded by the coding sequence TTGATAAAAATCCGCCAGATATTCAACCGTGACCGCATCGAAAATCCCGCAGGGGAGCTAGCGGCGCGGCTCCGTACATCGGGTCTGCTCGACCGTGTCAAGCCGGGAATGCGAATCGCCGTTGCAACGGGCAGCCGGGGTATCCACGGAATCGCCGGACTCGTGCGGACAGTGGTCGATGAGCTGAAACAGGCCGGCGCGCAGCCCTTTATCGTCCCCGCGATGGGCTCCCACGGCGGCGGAACGGCGGAAGGCCAGCTGGCAGTGCTCGAAAGTTTCGGAATCTCGGAAGCGACGATGAACGTCCCGGTCATTTCCTCGATCGAGACGGAGACAATCGGGGCGACACCCTCCGGCGCGCCGGTGTTCATGGACAGGAATGCGCTCGGCTCTGATGGTATCGTGGTGATCAACCGCATCAAAATCCATACCGCCTTCCATGGCCGAGTGGAGAGCGGGCTCTGCAAAATTGTCGCTGTGGGGCTCGGAAAACGCGAGGGAGCGTCTACCCTTCACCGCTGCGGGCTCGGCGAAGAGGTTGTCGAGAGTTTCCGGGTCGCCCGCGTGAAAGCGCCTATTCTGTTCGGGGTCGGCATACTCGAAAACGCTTTCGATGAGACGCTCGATTTCATGGTCGTCGGCGCCGAAGACTTCGAGAAGGCCGATCACGAGCTCCTCGAACGGTGCCGCGCCATTGTTCCCCGTGTGCCTTTTCGGGAATTCGACATCCTCATCGTGGACGAGATGGGTAAGAACATATCCGGCACGGGAATGGACACGAATATCATCGGGTTCTGGAGACGGTTCGGGGGCGAGCGGGTTCCCGACTACAGTACGCTCATCGTCCGCGACCTGACTCCGGAGAGTCACGGGAACGCCATGGGTATCGGATTCGCCGACCTGACCACCCGCCGTCTCGTCGACAAGATCGACTACGGACCGACCTACACCAACGGCATCACATCGGGGACATGGGCGATTGTCCGCATACCCATCACCCTCGAAAACGATTTCGAGTGCATCCGGACGGCGCTCGAAAAGCACGAACCGGGACAGGCACGGATCATCCGCATCAAAAACACGCTCGAACTCGAGGAACTGCACATCTCCGGGAATCTCCTCGAAGGGATCAGGGTACGTGACGATCTCGAGGTTATCGGCAAACCGGAGGAGATGAGGTTCGATGCCGGGGGGAATCTGGTGTAA